The window CACGCATTACACCTCGGCAGTCACCGAATATGCCCAGCATCTGATCGGCACGACCACCAAGCCGCTTGCCGGTCTCAAGGTCGTGCTGGATTGTGCCGAGGGCGCCGCCTGGGCGGTCGGTCCGCGCGCGCTCGAAGGCGCCGGGGCCGAGGTCATCGCCATCCACGCCGCACCTGACGGGCTCAACATCAACGACGGTTGCGGCTCCACCCACCTCGGGCCGGTGCAGGCAGCCGTACGCGAGCACGGCGCCGACGTCGGCTTCGCAGTCGACGGCGATGCCGACCGCTGCCTCGCGGTCGATGCCGACGGCAACGTGGTCGACGGTGACCAGATCCTGGCCATCTTGGCGACTTCGCTGAAGGCCGGTGGGCACCTGCCCGACGACACGGTCGTCGTGACGGTGATGTCCAACCAGGGGTTCGTGAACGCCATGGACGAGGCGGGCATCAAGGTCGTCCGCACGAACGTCGGCGACCGCTATGTCCTCGAAGCGATGCGCAACAACGGTTTCGGCCTGGGCGGCGAGCAGTCGGGTCACGTGATCATGAGCGAGTACGCGACCACCGGTGACGGCCTGCTCACTGCGTTGCACCTGCTGGAGCGGATGGCGGTGACGGGGGAGTCGATGGCGTCCTTGGCGTCGCTGGTGACCCGACTGCCGCAGGTGCTGGTCAACGTGTCGGGCGTGGACAAGCAGCGTTTCGCCACCGACTCCGGACTTGTGGCCGCCGTCGAGGCCGAGGAAGTCGCGTTGGGCGACACCGGCCGCGTACTGCTGCGTCCTTCCGGCACCGAGAATCTGATCCGCGTGATGGTGGAAGCCGGCACTCCTGACCAGGCGCAGTCGGTCGCGGATCGGTTGGCCGACGTCGTCCGCGCTCGGCTGCCGCTGCCCAAGAGTTGAGTTGCCCCTCGCTTGGTGTTGAGTTAGGCCTCGCTTGGTGTTGAGTTAGGCCTCGTGTTGGAGATCGTGGAGTTGGACCCTCGCCACGACGCCGATCTGCGCGCCTGGCACCAGGTCTACTTGGCTGCGGAGGTCTTCGAGCGCGAGGCACCGGCGCCGTGGCAGTACGACGAACTCGCTGCCCAGGCACGTACGCCCAACCAATACCGCGAGCGCTACTTCCTGGGACGCGTGGACGGCGCTCCGGTGGCCTGCTCGATGGTCAGCAACGACACGTTGTCCAATCAGACGATCGGCGACCCGCAAGTCCATGTGCTGCCGTCGCATCGACGCCTTGGCCACGGGAGTGCGCTGCTGGCCCTCGCGGAGGATGCCGCGCGAAGCTTGGGGCTGCACCACCTTGATGGCGGAAGCGTCGTGGTCGTCCGATTCAGGGCCTTCGGGTGACGGGTCGCCGGGTCGTGAGTTTGCCCGGCGGCATGGCTATCGCCTTGGGATCGTCAATCACCAGCGGGAGTTGGCGTTGCCCGTCGATGGCGCGCTGCTGACCGATCTGTCGGACTCTGCCGCGCACCGCTCGGGTGGACATCGGCTGGTCGCCTGGACCGGGGCGGTGCCCGATGACATCGCCGAAGGAGTCGCGCGCTTGCAAGCGCTGGTGGGCACCGAGGCGCCCATGGGTGACTTGGAGTTCGAGGAGGAGTCGCCCGATGTCGACGCGATGCGCCAGCGTGAGGCCGTGCAGGCCGCCCAGGGGCGTACGAAGTACGGCGTCGCGGCCCTCTCGTCGTCCGGATTCGTCGCGGCGTACACCGATCTCGTCACCACAATCCACGAACCAGGGGTTGCCTATCAGTGGGGGACGCTGGTGGACCGGGAGCATCGTGGCCACCGGTTGGGCTTGGCGATCAAGGTCGAGAACGTACGCCGCCTCATCGCGGAGCGCCCCGACATCACCCGTCTCGTGACCTACAACGCGCTCGATAACCCGCACATGGTCGACATCAACGACCTGCTCGGCTTCGTGCCGGTCGAGTACCTCGGAGAATTCCAAAAGCGCCTCGGCCCAGCGACTGACAAGCTTTGACCGTGGACGTCTCCGTGCAAGTCGTGGACAAGCAGGACGAGGCCCAGTTGCGGGCCTGGTGGGAAGTCGGATTCGCCGCCACCGCGGATCGTCCGGGCGTGCCGTGGCCGCCGTGGGAGGTCAGTCGCCGGATGCTCCCGAAGGACAACGCCGAGCAAGACACCGAACTCGTCACGATCTCGGACGGTGATGTCGCGGTTGCCGCTGGCCTGCTCGTGTTGCCGCGCGTCGAAAACGTGCACACGGCCTTCGTCGATGCCTTCGTACGCCCGGACAGGCGTCGGCAAGGCCTGGGCAGCGCGGTCGTGGCTGCGCTTGAGTTACGCGCGAGTCAGCAGGCCCGGACCTCTTTGCTCGGGGAGGGTTTCGTCCCCACCGGTGGCACCGGGCCGGCCGAGGCGTTCGCCTCGGCCCATGGCTATCAGGTCGCGAGTCGAGAGGCGATCAAGGAGTTGGCCTTGGCGGACTTCGTGGCACGCCGCGAGTCCCTCAACACAGCCGTCGGCTCCGCGGCGCAGGACTACCGACTCGTCACCTTCGACACCGTCTGTCCCGAAGAGCACCTAGAGTCGTTCGGGCGCCTCCTTTCGATGCTGCTCGCGGAGATCCCGCTGGGTGAGCTCGACCTGACAGACGAGGAGTGGACGCCCGCGCGGCTGCGAGACGCCGAGGCACGCAATGTCTCGGTCGGCCGGCACGTGCTGACGGCGTTGGCATTGGCGCCGGACGGTTCGGTCGCGGGATCGTCGGACGTACGCGTCAACGACGATCACCGCGAGAATGGTCAGGTCGGGATCACGCTGGTCGATCCGGCCCACCGCGGGCACCGGCTGGGCTTGGCTCTGAAGATCGCGACCCACGATCTGCTCATCTCGACCTATCCCGAATGCGAGACCGTGGACACCTCGAATGCCGAGGTCAACACGCACATGAATGCGGTCAATGAGCAGTTGGGCTATCGCTCGATCGAGACGCTGCTGGAGTTGCACAAGCGCGTACAGTCCGACGCCTAGCGTGAGGGGCATGAACGAAGACAGCCGGATGAGTAGAAATCCGCTCTGCTCCACATGGAGCAGCGCTGGTTCGTCTGGGGCTTCCTCGGCGACGAGGTCGCCGCGCCGTGGGGTGACTGGACTGTCGACGACCCCTCGGTGGAGTCGGGACCAGTTGTGCCTGTGTGGCATGTCGAAGAGGGGATCGAAGCCGAGGTCATCGCTGCGCAGTTGCGAGCAGTGGGACGGCGAACGCGCCAGACCCTTCTCGTCGATGGCCTCGGACAACGTGCCGCGGTCGGGGGCCGCTTCACCGACGACCCACCTACCCTGGAGTGGATTTGCTTCCACGTCCTGGCGGAGTACGCGCGCCACGCCGGGCATCTCGACATCGTCCGCGAGTTGAGCGCAACGCCAACGCTGCAGTGATGAGTGGCTGGCTGAGGTGCCCGTTCAGGCGTAGTGCGCGGTGAGCCGCTGGGTCACGCCATCGACGGTGACCTCGCCGCCGTAGGGCAGCACCCACTGGGGTCGGGTGTGGCCGAAGGGAACCCCGACCACGACCACCGCATCAGGGTTGTATTCGTGGATGGTTCCGATCGCCGCCTCACGCTGATCGACGCGCGCCTGAGCGCGCTCGGCCGGTGATGGCATGACCTCGAAACTGGACGCGGGCGGTCTGGCGATCACGACCGCATCCACGGCGGCGAGGATCCCGCGCTCGCCCAGCGAGCGGGTGATCCAGGCGAACTCGCGGGCGGGGATCAACTCCTCTGATGACTCAAGCGGCCAGCCGTCAGCACCCACTGGATGACTTCGATGCAGCCGCCCACGTACCGCAGGTGACGGCGCGTCTTGGTCCGGCCCCGGTCCACGGTTCGGTCGGCTCACGGTCGCCGAACTCGGTCAGCGCCTTGGGGTCCTGCCAGTCCCGGCCGAAGTCCTCCGACTCGCCGGGCTCGGTGATCTCCAACGATTCGGCGGTCAGCAACGCGGCGCGCAACGACTGGGCATAGATGTCGTCCACGGCCGGTCCGGGCCCGAGATGGACTTGAGTCGAGCCGCCGTGGAACGCGCTCACACCGTGGGTCCAGAACCAATTGAGGATGTTGGTGTTGTCGCTATAGCCCAAGAACGGTTTCGGATCGGCCCGCAGCAGATCCGCGTCGAGGTGCGGCACGACCTTGATCTGATCCTCGCCGCCGACAGTTGCCATTAGGGCGCGGATCTCCGGATCGGCCAATGCCGCGTTGAAGTCGCGAGCGCGCTCTCGTGGCGACGCCCCGAGCTGGCGCGTCGTGGGGTATTCGACAGGCACGAGCCCGGTGATCTCCGTCAGCCGCGACATGGCTTGCTCGTGGAGCTTTGGCGCAACCGCCGGGGCAGCAAAGGACGGAGAGAGCACTGCGACCTTGTCGCCCGGCTCAGCCTTGCGCGGTGACTGCATGGCGACCAGTCAACCTCACGCCATCGGGTAGAGGTCGACGCCTTGGGGTGCGTCGTAGATCATCTGGGCGTGTTCGGGGTCGATGCGGCGGGTGCCGGTGTGGTCGACGAGGATTCCGAGGCCGTGTGGGGTGAGCCAGACGTATCTGCCGTCGCCAGCTTGTCTGGACTTGTATCCGGCATGTGTTTTCCACCGGTGATGACGCCTGCCCAGAGGCCCGCTGTTGTGGGTGCCGGTCTGCCCGGGCGAATCTCGACCGTCTTCACCGTGTTGGTAGGGGGTGGGGTGGTCGTAGTCGACCTTCCGCGAGGTCGAGGTGGCCCAGGGCCAGTAGTCCCCGCCGGTGATCAGATGGACGCGTTCCTTCAACGCTTCGGGGTGCTCGTACGCGGTGGACCGGACCCGGTCGGACAGGTCCAGCACCGGCTTGACCGTCACGTCCGCACGCCCGAGCAGGCTCTGGAGTTGAGACAGGGTGTGCGGGCCGAGTCCTTCGACCCGGGCGACACCCGTGGTGCCGTTGAGGGCGGCCTGGTGGAGGTGGACGTAGAGGACGACCTTCGGTGCCAGCGGGGTCAGGTCCAGGCTCTTGAGTGCAGCCAGGAGGTCGGCGGGGAATGCCAGTGAGCGGGTGAGGTGGCCCGGACCGTCCCCCACGACGGCGTCGCCGAGGTCGAGGACGGCATCGGTCTCCGCGTCGGTGTCGGCTGGGTCGGGGGTGGTGTGTTCGAGGAGGAGTTGGAGGAGTTCGGTGGGGCGGGCCAGCCACCCGAACGCCACCGCCCGGACTTCATCCACGCCCGCGTCGGGCATCGACGGTTCGAGGATGTCGGCGACCCGGGCGATGACGGCGTCGACATAGACCGCGTCGCCTGCCTCCACGCGGGCGATGATCGTGCGTAGCCCGTACTCGTCGGTGCGGCCCAGCCCGACGTAGCGGCGTTGCTTCTCGGCCTCTACACGGGCCTGGTGGGCCTCAGGGTCGGCCTCGATGATCTTGGCTTCGGCAATCTCTAAGACCCGGCCAGCGGATTCGCGGTCGATGACCCTCGCGATCGCGGCATCCACGACACCGACCCGGTCGAGTGGGAGGCGGCGGGAGAGTTTCGCGACCCGCCTCGCGACCCACACTTCAGCCTCACCGGCCACACAACGCCGCCACACCCGC of the Nocardioides sp. genome contains:
- the glmM gene encoding phosphoglucosamine mutase, whose translation is MGKSLFGTDGVRGLANGALTAELALDLSVAAAHVLAERGDFAGHRPVAVVGRDTRISGQFLEAAVVAGLASAGVDVLLLGELPTPGVAYLTDKLGADLGVMLSASHNAMPDNGIKFLARGGVKLDDEAEIAIEARMKEPWQRPTGGDVGRVTHYTSAVTEYAQHLIGTTTKPLAGLKVVLDCAEGAAWAVGPRALEGAGAEVIAIHAAPDGLNINDGCGSTHLGPVQAAVREHGADVGFAVDGDADRCLAVDADGNVVDGDQILAILATSLKAGGHLPDDTVVVTVMSNQGFVNAMDEAGIKVVRTNVGDRYVLEAMRNNGFGLGGEQSGHVIMSEYATTGDGLLTALHLLERMAVTGESMASLASLVTRLPQVLVNVSGVDKQRFATDSGLVAAVEAEEVALGDTGRVLLRPSGTENLIRVMVEAGTPDQAQSVADRLADVVRARLPLPKS
- a CDS encoding GNAT family N-acetyltransferase, with amino-acid sequence MLEIVELDPRHDADLRAWHQVYLAAEVFEREAPAPWQYDELAAQARTPNQYRERYFLGRVDGAPVACSMVSNDTLSNQTIGDPQVHVLPSHRRLGHGSALLALAEDAARSLGLHHLDGGSVVVVRFRAFG
- a CDS encoding GNAT family N-acetyltransferase, with protein sequence MDVSVQVVDKQDEAQLRAWWEVGFAATADRPGVPWPPWEVSRRMLPKDNAEQDTELVTISDGDVAVAAGLLVLPRVENVHTAFVDAFVRPDRRRQGLGSAVVAALELRASQQARTSLLGEGFVPTGGTGPAEAFASAHGYQVASREAIKELALADFVARRESLNTAVGSAAQDYRLVTFDTVCPEEHLESFGRLLSMLLAEIPLGELDLTDEEWTPARLRDAEARNVSVGRHVLTALALAPDGSVAGSSDVRVNDDHRENGQVGITLVDPAHRGHRLGLALKIATHDLLISTYPECETVDTSNAEVNTHMNAVNEQLGYRSIETLLELHKRVQSDA
- a CDS encoding DUF664 domain-containing protein, translating into MEQRWFVWGFLGDEVAAPWGDWTVDDPSVESGPVVPVWHVEEGIEAEVIAAQLRAVGRRTRQTLLVDGLGQRAAVGGRFTDDPPTLEWICFHVLAEYARHAGHLDIVRELSATPTLQ
- a CDS encoding LD-carboxypeptidase, whose amino-acid sequence is MQSPRKAEPGDKVAVLSPSFAAPAVAPKLHEQAMSRLTEITGLVPVEYPTTRQLGASPRERARDFNAALADPEIRALMATVGGEDQIKVVPHLDADLLRADPKPFLGYSDNTNILNWFWTHGVSAFHGGSTQVHLGPGPAVDDIYAQSLRAALLTAESLEITEPGESEDFGRDWQDPKALTEFGDREPTEPWTGAGPRRAVTCGTWAAASKSSSGC